A part of Sinorhizobium chiapasense genomic DNA contains:
- the chvI gene encoding two-component system response regulator ChvI: MQTIALVDDDRNILTSVSIALEAEGYKVETYTDGASALEGLLARPPQLAIFDIKMPRMDGMELLRRLRQKSDLPVIFLTSKDEEIDELFGLKMGADDFITKPFSQRLLVERVKAILRRAPNRDLAAVGAIGTAKASDAPSRSLERGQLVMDQERHTCTWKNESVTLTVTEFLILHSLAQRPGVVKSRDALMDAAYDEQVYVDDRTIDSHIKRLRKKFKMVDNDFDMIETLYGVGYRFRETA, translated from the coding sequence ATGCAGACCATCGCGCTTGTCGATGACGACCGCAATATCCTGACGTCCGTGTCCATCGCGCTTGAAGCCGAGGGCTACAAGGTCGAAACCTACACTGACGGTGCATCGGCGCTCGAAGGCCTGCTGGCGCGTCCGCCGCAGCTCGCGATCTTCGACATCAAGATGCCGCGTATGGACGGCATGGAGCTGTTGCGCCGCCTCAGGCAGAAGTCCGACCTGCCGGTGATTTTCCTGACCTCCAAGGACGAGGAAATCGACGAACTCTTCGGCCTCAAGATGGGTGCCGACGATTTCATCACCAAGCCCTTCTCCCAGCGCCTGCTGGTCGAGCGCGTCAAGGCGATCCTGCGTCGCGCGCCGAATCGCGACCTCGCCGCGGTCGGCGCCATCGGCACGGCGAAGGCTTCCGACGCACCGTCCCGTTCGCTGGAACGCGGCCAGCTCGTGATGGATCAAGAGCGCCACACCTGCACCTGGAAGAATGAATCGGTCACGCTTACCGTCACCGAATTTCTGATCCTGCACTCGCTGGCGCAGCGTCCGGGCGTGGTGAAGAGCCGTGACGCATTGATGGATGCCGCCTATGATGAGCAAGTCTATGTGGATGACCGCACGATCGACAGCCACATCAAACGGCTTCGCAAGAAATTCAAGATGGTCGACAACGATTTCGACATGATCGAAACGCTCTACGGCGTCGGCTATCGTTTTCGCGAGACGGCCTGA
- a CDS encoding phosphoenolpyruvate carboxykinase has product MEQLGTRNPSNGLETIGFSDLAFVRYNLEAAELYEDALRRGEAQLTAHGALCARTGQHTGRSPKDKFVVRDAATADQIWWDNNNAISPENFERLRQDMLAHAKGKSLYVQDLIGGADPAHALPTRVVTELAWHSLFIRNLLIRPAREALAGFEPKLTIIDLPSFRADPERHGCRNETVIACDLTNGLVLIGGTSYAGEMKKSVFTVLNYLLPKKAVMPMHCSANVGPAGDTAIFFGLSGTGKTTLSADPARTLIGDDEHGWGEDGVFNFEGGCYAKAIKLSASAEPEIYATTRRFGTVMENVVLDERRVPDFDDGSLTENTRCAYPLNFIPNASETGTAPQPRTVIMLTADAFGVMPPIARLTPEQAMYHFLSGYTAKVAGTEKGVTEPEATFSTCFGAPFMPRHPSEYGNLLKDLIAKNGVTCWLVNTGWTGGAYGTGNRMPIKVTRALLSAALDGSLNGAQFRADANFGFAVPVSVPGVNDGILDPRSTWADGVAYDAQARRLIDMFIANFAKFERHVDGSVRDAAPGAKVAAE; this is encoded by the coding sequence ATGGAGCAACTCGGCACCCGCAATCCCTCGAACGGACTGGAAACAATCGGCTTTTCGGACCTGGCTTTCGTCCGCTACAACCTCGAGGCAGCGGAGCTTTACGAGGACGCCCTTCGCCGGGGTGAGGCGCAGTTGACGGCGCACGGCGCGCTCTGCGCACGGACCGGCCAGCACACGGGCCGCTCCCCCAAGGACAAATTCGTCGTCCGCGACGCGGCGACCGCTGACCAGATCTGGTGGGACAACAACAACGCGATCTCGCCCGAAAACTTCGAACGCCTGCGCCAGGACATGCTTGCTCATGCCAAGGGCAAGTCGCTTTACGTGCAGGACCTCATCGGTGGCGCCGATCCGGCGCATGCCCTGCCGACGCGCGTCGTCACCGAGCTCGCCTGGCACTCGCTGTTCATCCGCAATCTCTTGATCCGTCCGGCGCGTGAAGCGCTCGCGGGCTTCGAGCCGAAGCTGACGATCATCGACCTGCCGAGCTTCAGGGCGGATCCGGAGCGCCACGGTTGCCGCAACGAGACGGTGATCGCCTGCGACCTGACGAACGGCCTCGTCCTGATCGGCGGCACCTCCTATGCCGGCGAAATGAAGAAATCGGTCTTCACGGTGCTCAACTATCTCCTGCCGAAAAAGGCCGTCATGCCGATGCATTGCTCGGCCAATGTGGGGCCCGCTGGCGACACGGCCATCTTCTTCGGTCTGTCCGGCACCGGCAAGACCACGCTTTCGGCTGACCCCGCCCGCACGCTCATCGGCGATGACGAGCACGGATGGGGCGAAGACGGCGTCTTCAATTTCGAAGGCGGTTGCTACGCCAAGGCGATCAAGCTTTCGGCCTCGGCCGAGCCGGAGATTTACGCGACCACCCGGCGCTTCGGTACCGTTATGGAGAACGTCGTGCTCGATGAGCGCCGCGTGCCCGACTTCGACGACGGTTCGCTGACGGAAAACACCCGTTGCGCCTATCCGCTCAACTTCATTCCGAATGCCAGCGAAACCGGAACGGCGCCGCAGCCGCGCACCGTCATCATGCTGACGGCGGATGCCTTCGGCGTCATGCCGCCGATCGCCAGGCTGACACCGGAACAGGCGATGTATCACTTCCTGTCCGGCTACACGGCCAAGGTCGCCGGAACGGAAAAGGGCGTGACCGAACCGGAGGCGACGTTCTCGACCTGCTTCGGCGCTCCGTTCATGCCGCGCCATCCGTCCGAATACGGCAACCTGCTGAAGGACCTCATTGCCAAGAACGGCGTTACCTGCTGGCTGGTCAACACCGGCTGGACCGGCGGCGCCTACGGCACCGGAAACCGCATGCCGATCAAGGTGACGCGTGCGCTGCTCTCGGCAGCACTCGACGGCTCGCTCAACGGTGCACAATTCCGCGCCGACGCGAATTTCGGCTTCGCTGTGCCGGTGTCGGTGCCGGGCGTCAACGATGGCATCCTTGACCCGCGGTCGACATGGGCGGACGGCGTTGCCTATGATGCGCAAGCGCGCCGCCTGATCGACATGTTCATCGCCAACTTCGCCAAGTTCGAACGCCACGTCGATGGCAGCGTGCGCGACGCCGCTCCCGGAGCGAAGGTCGCCGCCGAATAA
- the arfB gene encoding alternative ribosome rescue aminoacyl-tRNA hydrolase ArfB, whose product MASDPLYINDRIVIAGWELTEQFVLAGGPGGQNVNKVSTAVQLFFDIQASPSLPDRVKANALRLAGRRVSKDGVLMIEANRFRSQERNREDARERLKELILKAAEPPPPPRKKTKPTRSSIERRLKEKSGRAEIKKLRGRPGGE is encoded by the coding sequence ATGGCCAGCGATCCGCTTTACATCAACGACCGCATCGTCATTGCCGGCTGGGAATTGACGGAGCAGTTCGTGCTGGCCGGCGGGCCGGGCGGACAGAACGTCAACAAGGTGTCGACGGCCGTCCAGCTCTTCTTCGACATCCAGGCGTCGCCATCGCTGCCGGACCGCGTCAAGGCGAACGCATTGCGGCTTGCGGGCCGCCGTGTCTCCAAGGACGGCGTGCTGATGATCGAGGCCAATCGCTTTCGCAGCCAGGAGCGCAATCGCGAGGATGCCCGCGAGCGGCTGAAGGAACTGATCCTGAAGGCGGCCGAGCCACCGCCACCGCCGCGCAAGAAAACGAAGCCGACCCGCAGTTCAATCGAGCGACGGTTGAAGGAAAAGTCCGGCCGCGCCGAAATCAAGAAGCTTCGCGGCCGGCCCGGCGGCGAGTGA
- the lysM gene encoding peptidoglycan-binding protein LysM, whose product MGLFSFIKNAGKKLGIGGDDAPPDADSVQKELASHDLGTKDVEVEVVDDKVVLKGVVKDQSTFEKAVVAVGNTLGVSAVEASDLKVADAGAAPAPAKAPVFYTVKKGDNLWKIAEAQYGKGKGAKHTLIFEANKPMLKDPDKIYPGQVLRIPDLDAG is encoded by the coding sequence ATGGGTTTGTTCAGCTTTATCAAGAACGCCGGCAAGAAGCTCGGGATCGGTGGTGACGACGCGCCGCCGGATGCCGACAGTGTCCAGAAGGAACTCGCCTCGCATGACCTCGGCACCAAGGACGTAGAGGTCGAAGTCGTGGACGACAAGGTTGTCCTCAAGGGCGTCGTGAAGGATCAATCGACCTTCGAAAAGGCGGTCGTGGCGGTCGGCAACACGCTCGGCGTATCGGCGGTCGAAGCGTCCGATCTCAAGGTCGCAGACGCCGGCGCCGCGCCCGCGCCTGCCAAGGCACCCGTCTTCTACACCGTCAAGAAGGGCGATAATCTCTGGAAGATTGCCGAGGCGCAGTACGGCAAGGGCAAGGGTGCCAAACACACGCTGATCTTCGAAGCGAACAAGCCGATGCTGAAAGACCCCGACAAGATCTATCCGGGGCAGGTCTTGCGCATTCCGGATCTGGACGCCGGCTGA
- a CDS encoding alpha-ketoglutarate-dependent dioxygenase AlkB, translating into MQVLPKGIRHIPGFLDRSRQQELVEAIRLVVAEAPLFVPEMPKSGKPMSVRMTNCGPLGWVTDCERGYRYQAEHPLTGRPWPAMPTLLTDIWHAVSASDKEPEACLVNFYSADARMGLHQDRDERDLETAVVSISLGDTCLFRVGGRERGGQTISFKLASGDIVVLGGESRLAFHGVDRIYPNTSTLLKNGGRLNLTLRRVNV; encoded by the coding sequence ATGCAGGTGCTGCCGAAAGGGATAAGACACATTCCGGGGTTCCTTGACCGCTCCCGCCAGCAGGAGCTGGTCGAGGCCATCCGTCTGGTCGTGGCGGAAGCGCCGCTCTTCGTGCCGGAAATGCCGAAGAGCGGAAAGCCGATGTCGGTGCGCATGACCAATTGCGGTCCGCTCGGCTGGGTGACCGATTGCGAACGTGGCTACCGCTATCAGGCGGAGCACCCGCTGACGGGAAGACCCTGGCCGGCAATGCCGACGCTACTCACCGATATCTGGCACGCGGTTTCGGCGAGCGACAAGGAACCGGAAGCCTGCCTCGTCAACTTCTATTCCGCAGACGCGCGCATGGGTCTGCATCAGGACAGGGACGAGCGAGATCTCGAGACGGCTGTCGTTTCGATCTCGCTCGGCGATACCTGCCTCTTTCGTGTCGGTGGCCGGGAACGCGGCGGACAGACCATCTCGTTCAAGCTTGCGAGCGGCGATATCGTCGTGCTCGGCGGCGAAAGCAGGCTCGCCTTCCACGGCGTCGACCGCATTTATCCGAACACCTCTACGCTGCTGAAGAACGGCGGCCGCCTGAACCTCACCTTGCGGCGGGTAAACGTCTGA
- the coaA gene encoding type I pantothenate kinase — translation MTIAAKDIDSGDLPGNLQGGDYSPYHVFSAEEWSRFRADTPLTLTADEVQRLRSLNDPVDLGEVRRIYLSLSRLLSAHVEASQILFQQRKRFLSMSDETKTPFVIGIAGSVAVGKSTTARILAELLARWPSSPKVDLITTDGFLYPNAILQRENMMDRKGFPESYDIGALLRFLSAIKAGQPNVKAPTYSHLTYDVIPDRFQTIDRPDILIFEGINVLQSRNLPADGKIVPMVSDFFDFSIYIDAEESLIHSWYVSRFMRLRETAFKSPQSFFHRYATISEDAARAIAEGLWHNINLKNLHQNILPTRPRADLILQKGPNHLTETVALRKL, via the coding sequence ATGACTATCGCCGCGAAAGACATCGACTCCGGGGATCTTCCGGGTAACCTCCAGGGCGGGGACTACTCGCCTTACCACGTGTTCTCGGCCGAGGAATGGTCGCGCTTTCGCGCCGACACGCCGTTGACGCTGACGGCCGATGAGGTGCAACGGCTGCGCTCGCTCAACGACCCAGTCGACCTTGGCGAGGTACGCCGCATCTATCTGTCGCTGTCGCGGCTGCTCTCCGCCCATGTCGAGGCTTCGCAGATCCTGTTCCAGCAGCGCAAGCGCTTTCTCAGCATGTCCGACGAAACGAAGACGCCTTTCGTCATCGGCATCGCCGGTTCGGTCGCCGTCGGCAAATCCACGACGGCGCGCATTCTGGCCGAGCTCCTGGCGCGGTGGCCCTCGAGCCCGAAGGTCGACCTGATCACAACCGACGGCTTCCTCTACCCGAACGCGATCCTGCAGCGGGAAAACATGATGGATCGCAAGGGTTTTCCCGAGAGCTACGACATCGGCGCGCTCTTGCGCTTCCTCTCGGCGATCAAGGCGGGTCAGCCGAACGTCAAGGCGCCTACCTATTCGCACCTGACCTATGACGTCATCCCGGACCGGTTCCAGACCATCGACCGGCCGGACATCCTGATCTTCGAGGGAATCAATGTGTTGCAGTCGCGCAATCTGCCGGCCGACGGCAAGATCGTGCCGATGGTGTCGGATTTCTTCGATTTCTCGATCTATATCGATGCCGAGGAAAGTCTCATTCACAGCTGGTACGTGAGCCGCTTCATGCGGCTGCGCGAAACGGCCTTCAAGAGCCCGCAGTCCTTCTTCCATCGCTATGCGACGATCAGCGAGGATGCGGCGCGCGCCATCGCCGAGGGGCTCTGGCACAATATCAACCTCAAGAACCTGCACCAGAACATCCTGCCGACGCGGCCACGCGCCGATCTGATCCTGCAGAAGGGCCCGAACCACCTGACGGAGACGGTCGCACTCAGGAAGCTTTGA
- a CDS encoding phosphoribosyl-ATP diphosphatase: protein MTDFTLSDLENIVAVRAKVAPDESWTAKLVAAGQRKAAKKLGEEAVETVIAAISDDRKNLVDESADLLYHLMVVLNIAAVPLQDVMDELARRTSQSGLQEKANRQNP from the coding sequence ATGACCGATTTCACTCTTTCCGATCTCGAAAACATCGTGGCCGTGCGGGCAAAGGTGGCGCCAGACGAATCCTGGACCGCCAAGCTCGTCGCAGCCGGCCAGCGCAAGGCGGCCAAGAAGCTCGGCGAGGAGGCGGTTGAAACCGTCATCGCGGCGATCAGCGACGATCGCAAGAATCTGGTCGATGAGAGTGCCGACCTCCTCTATCATCTTATGGTCGTATTGAACATCGCCGCCGTCCCGTTGCAGGATGTGATGGACGAACTTGCCAGGCGGACCAGCCAGTCCGGCCTGCAGGAGAAGGCAAACCGACAAAACCCGTGA
- the hisF gene encoding imidazole glycerol phosphate synthase subunit HisF — protein sequence MTLKARVIPCLDVKDGRVVKGVNFVDLIDAGDPVEAARAYDAAGADELCFLDITASSDNRETIFDVVARTAEQCFMPLTVGGGVRQVSDIRKLLLAGADKVSINTAAVKNPDFVAEAADKFGNQCIVVAIDAKKVSAEGEPNRWEIFTHGGRERTGIDAVEFARKVVDLGAGEILLTSMDRDGTKSGYDIALTRAIADAVRAPVIASGGVGTLDHMVEGVRDGHATAVLAASIFHFGTYSIGEAKRYMAKHGIAMRLD from the coding sequence ATGACCTTGAAAGCCCGCGTAATCCCCTGCCTGGACGTGAAAGACGGACGCGTCGTCAAGGGCGTCAATTTCGTCGACCTCATCGATGCGGGCGACCCGGTGGAAGCGGCGCGAGCCTATGATGCAGCCGGCGCCGACGAGCTCTGCTTCCTCGACATCACCGCGTCCTCCGACAACCGCGAAACGATCTTCGACGTCGTCGCCCGTACCGCCGAACAATGCTTCATGCCGCTGACCGTCGGGGGCGGCGTGCGGCAGGTGTCCGACATCCGCAAGCTGCTGCTCGCCGGCGCCGACAAGGTGTCGATCAACACGGCGGCGGTGAAGAATCCGGACTTCGTCGCGGAAGCCGCCGACAAGTTCGGCAACCAGTGCATCGTCGTCGCGATCGATGCCAAGAAGGTGTCGGCCGAGGGCGAGCCGAACCGCTGGGAGATCTTCACCCATGGCGGACGGGAGCGGACAGGCATCGACGCGGTCGAATTCGCCCGGAAGGTGGTCGATCTCGGCGCCGGCGAAATTCTGCTGACGTCCATGGACCGCGACGGCACAAAAAGCGGCTACGACATTGCCCTGACGCGGGCGATTGCCGATGCGGTGCGGGCGCCCGTCATCGCGTCGGGCGGCGTCGGGACGCTCGACCACATGGTCGAGGGCGTGCGCGACGGCCACGCGACGGCGGTGCTCGCAGCGTCGATCTTCCATTTCGGTACTTACAGCATCGGCGAGGCGAAGCGCTATATGGCAAAGCACGGCATCGCCATGCGGCTCGACTGA
- the hisA gene encoding 1-(5-phosphoribosyl)-5-[(5-phosphoribosylamino)methylideneamino]imidazole-4-carboxamide isomerase, whose translation MILFPAIDLKDGQCVRLKLGDMEQATVYNPDPAAQARAFEEQGFEWLHVVDLNGAFAGETVNGAAVDAILKATRNPVQLGGGIRTLAHIENWLSRGLARVILGTVAVRDPALVIEACRKFPGRVAVGIDAKGGKVAVEGWAEASELGVIELAKKFEGAGVAAIIYTDIDRDGILTGINWASTLELADAVSIPVIASGGLASMDDIRRMTQPDAQKLEGAISGRALYDGRIDPQEALSLIRAARKG comes from the coding sequence ATGATTCTCTTCCCCGCGATCGACCTCAAGGACGGCCAATGCGTGCGCCTGAAACTCGGCGACATGGAACAGGCGACCGTCTACAATCCCGATCCGGCCGCCCAGGCGCGGGCCTTCGAGGAGCAGGGTTTCGAATGGCTGCACGTCGTCGACCTGAACGGCGCCTTTGCCGGTGAGACGGTGAACGGCGCAGCGGTCGACGCGATCCTCAAGGCAACCCGGAATCCCGTGCAGCTCGGCGGCGGCATCCGCACGCTGGCGCATATCGAGAACTGGCTTTCGCGCGGGCTCGCGCGGGTCATTCTCGGCACGGTTGCCGTTCGCGATCCGGCGCTCGTCATCGAAGCCTGCCGCAAATTCCCCGGCAGGGTCGCCGTCGGCATCGACGCCAAGGGCGGCAAGGTAGCGGTCGAAGGTTGGGCCGAGGCCTCCGAACTCGGCGTCATCGAGCTGGCGAAGAAATTCGAGGGTGCCGGCGTCGCGGCGATCATCTATACCGATATCGATCGCGACGGCATCCTGACCGGCATCAACTGGGCATCGACGCTGGAGCTTGCCGACGCGGTGTCGATCCCGGTGATCGCCTCCGGCGGCCTCGCCTCGATGGACGATATTCGCCGCATGACCCAGCCGGATGCGCAAAAACTCGAGGGTGCGATCTCCGGTCGCGCGCTCTACGACGGCCGCATCGACCCGCAGGAAGCGCTGTCATTGATCCGGGCCGCGAGAAAAGGATGA
- the hisH gene encoding imidazole glycerol phosphate synthase subunit HisH yields the protein MRVAIIDYGSGNLRSATKAFERAAREAGIAAEIDLTDKPERVASADRIVLPGVGAYADCRRGLAAVAGMEDALTLAVEKDARPFLGICVGMQLMSSRGLEKTITKGFGWIPGDVKEMTPADPSLKIPQIGWNTLRLNRPHALFTGIPTGEGGLHAYFVHSYHLAAESPEDVIAEADYGGPVTAFVAHDNKAGSQFHPEKSQTLGLALISNFLRWKP from the coding sequence ATGCGGGTCGCCATCATTGACTACGGGTCGGGCAATCTGCGCTCGGCCACGAAAGCCTTCGAACGAGCGGCACGGGAAGCCGGCATCGCCGCCGAGATCGACCTGACCGACAAGCCGGAACGGGTGGCGTCCGCCGACCGCATTGTCTTGCCGGGCGTCGGCGCCTATGCCGATTGCCGCCGCGGCCTCGCCGCCGTCGCCGGCATGGAGGACGCTCTGACGCTGGCCGTTGAGAAGGACGCGCGCCCTTTTCTCGGGATCTGCGTCGGCATGCAGCTCATGTCGTCGCGCGGGCTCGAAAAGACGATCACGAAAGGCTTCGGGTGGATTCCGGGCGACGTCAAGGAAATGACGCCGGCGGATCCGTCGCTGAAGATTCCCCAGATCGGCTGGAACACGCTGAGGCTCAACCGGCCGCACGCGCTTTTTACGGGTATCCCGACGGGCGAAGGCGGGCTGCACGCCTATTTCGTGCACTCCTATCACCTCGCTGCCGAGAGTCCCGAGGACGTCATCGCGGAGGCGGACTACGGCGGGCCGGTGACCGCATTCGTCGCCCACGACAACAAGGCCGGCTCGCAGTTCCACCCGGAAAAGAGCCAGACGCTTGGCCTCGCCCTCATTTCGAATTTCCTGCGTTGGAAGCCTTGA
- a CDS encoding DUF2628 domain-containing protein, protein MASYLIMTPPGAPADDERARFIADGFSWAAFFFPALWLMSKRSWLLGILVAVLQILLILLSVVPGAFAASLFMQLALSLLVSLEAPLLIARNLKKRDWTLRSIVPARDLETAEEIYFSNISTTAERRTATPLPSIERSATKQAESTAGLGLFQPYGER, encoded by the coding sequence ATGGCTTCTTATCTGATCATGACCCCGCCCGGCGCACCGGCCGATGACGAAAGGGCGCGGTTCATCGCGGACGGTTTTTCCTGGGCCGCCTTTTTCTTTCCCGCGCTCTGGCTGATGAGCAAGCGCTCATGGCTCCTTGGAATCCTGGTTGCCGTTCTGCAAATTCTGTTAATCCTCCTGTCCGTGGTTCCCGGCGCATTTGCCGCCTCGCTGTTCATGCAACTTGCGCTCAGCCTGCTGGTATCGCTCGAGGCACCGCTGCTGATCGCGCGAAATCTCAAGAAACGAGACTGGACGCTTCGCTCCATCGTTCCGGCGCGCGACCTGGAAACAGCGGAAGAGATCTATTTTTCCAACATATCGACGACGGCGGAACGCAGAACGGCAACTCCGTTGCCGTCGATCGAAAGGTCTGCGACGAAACAGGCTGAAAGCACCGCCGGCCTCGGCCTCTTTCAACCCTATGGAGAACGCTGA
- the hisB gene encoding imidazoleglycerol-phosphate dehydratase HisB, whose protein sequence is MAESMPSRSGQVSRKTNETAVSVSVNIDGTGTSKIATGVGFFDHMLDQLSRHSLIDMEIKADGDLHIDDHHTVEDTGIALGQALAKALGDRRGITRYASIDLAMDETMTRAAVDVSGRPFLVWNVTFTSPKIGSFDTELVREFFQALAQHAGITLHIQNIYGANNHHIAETCFKSVARVLRAATEIDPRQAGRVPSTKGTLA, encoded by the coding sequence ATGGCAGAAAGCATGCCCAGCCGCAGCGGCCAAGTTTCCAGAAAGACAAATGAAACCGCCGTATCGGTCTCCGTCAACATCGATGGAACGGGAACGTCGAAGATCGCGACCGGAGTCGGCTTCTTCGACCATATGCTGGACCAGCTTTCGCGCCATTCGCTGATCGACATGGAGATCAAGGCGGACGGCGACCTGCATATCGACGACCACCACACGGTCGAGGACACCGGCATTGCGCTCGGCCAGGCGCTCGCCAAGGCGCTCGGCGATCGCCGCGGCATCACGCGCTACGCCTCGATCGACCTTGCCATGGACGAAACGATGACGCGAGCGGCCGTCGATGTTTCCGGCCGGCCCTTCCTCGTCTGGAACGTGACGTTCACCTCGCCGAAGATCGGCAGCTTCGACACGGAGCTGGTGCGTGAATTCTTCCAGGCGCTGGCCCAGCACGCCGGCATCACGCTCCATATCCAGAACATCTACGGCGCCAACAACCATCATATCGCCGAGACCTGTTTCAAGTCCGTCGCCCGCGTGCTCCGCGCCGCAACCGAAATCGATCCGCGCCAGGCCGGACGTGTACCCTCAACCAAGGGAACGCTCGCCTGA
- the hslV gene encoding ATP-dependent protease subunit HslV, which translates to MSEHNPYGTMHATTIITVRKGGKVVMAGDGQVSLGQTVMKSNARKVRRLSKGDVIAGFAGATADAFTLLERLEAKLEQYPEQLMRAAVELAKDWRTNKYLRNLEAMMLVADRSITLAITGNGDVLEPEHGTIAIGSGGNYALAAARALMDSDKSAEEIARRALEIAGDICVYTNHNLVVETLDAE; encoded by the coding sequence ATGAGCGAACACAATCCCTACGGAACGATGCATGCGACCACCATCATCACGGTGCGCAAGGGTGGCAAGGTGGTGATGGCGGGCGACGGTCAGGTCAGTCTCGGCCAGACCGTCATGAAGAGCAACGCCCGCAAGGTCCGGCGCCTGTCGAAGGGTGACGTGATCGCCGGCTTCGCCGGTGCGACGGCGGATGCCTTCACGCTGCTCGAACGGCTCGAGGCCAAGCTCGAGCAATATCCCGAGCAGCTCATGCGTGCCGCCGTCGAACTCGCGAAGGACTGGCGCACGAACAAATACCTGCGCAATCTCGAGGCGATGATGCTCGTTGCCGACAGATCCATAACGCTGGCGATCACCGGCAATGGCGACGTGCTCGAACCCGAACACGGCACCATCGCGATCGGCTCGGGTGGAAACTATGCCCTGGCGGCCGCGCGTGCGCTGATGGACAGCGACAAGTCGGCGGAAGAGATCGCCCGCCGCGCACTCGAAATCGCTGGCGATATCTGCGTCTACACCAACCACAATCTCGTGGTGGAGACGCTGGATGCGGAATGA
- a CDS encoding GNAT family N-acetyltransferase, protein MRNDGVDVSFLSVADGHLSMLHGWLSEPHVRQWWGDPDKELESIRDGCASGEVDGFIFHVDGKPAGYIQSWTPSQYDEPWAKDLPSDTPGVDIFVGPPEMTGKGIAALALKAFAGRLFENGAARIVIDPDAGNRRAVRAYSKAGFVPFGEWIDESGRTLLMELTRTEFERNS, encoded by the coding sequence ATGCGGAATGACGGGGTCGATGTCAGTTTCCTGTCCGTAGCCGACGGCCACCTGTCGATGCTTCATGGTTGGCTTTCCGAGCCGCATGTACGGCAGTGGTGGGGCGACCCGGACAAGGAGCTGGAATCGATCCGCGATGGCTGCGCGAGCGGCGAGGTAGACGGCTTCATTTTTCATGTCGACGGGAAACCCGCCGGATACATCCAGTCCTGGACGCCGTCGCAATATGACGAGCCATGGGCGAAGGACTTGCCGTCCGACACGCCGGGCGTGGATATCTTCGTGGGACCGCCCGAAATGACCGGAAAAGGCATCGCCGCCCTGGCGCTCAAGGCCTTTGCCGGAAGACTGTTCGAAAACGGCGCCGCCCGTATCGTGATCGACCCCGACGCCGGCAATCGCCGCGCGGTCCGGGCCTATTCGAAGGCAGGCTTCGTGCCCTTTGGCGAATGGATAGATGAGTCCGGCCGGACACTCCTGATGGAGCTGACGCGCACGGAGTTTGAGAGGAATTCATGA